The window GTTATTTCATTATACTGTTTAACAATCCGCCTTTTTCAATGATGTTCTGAATAAACGGCGGAAACGGCTGAGCTTTATAGTTTTTCCCACTCGAAAGGTTTTTAATCACACCGGTTCCGAAATCGACTTCAATCTCATCGCCGTTCTGAATATCCCGCGCTGCCGCGTCGCATTCCAAAATCGGCAGCCCGATATTAATCGCGTTGCGGTAGAAAATGCGTGCAAAGGTGGATGCGATCACACAGGAAACACCGCTCGCCTGAATGGCAATCGGCGCGTGCTCACGGGAAGAACCGCAGCCGAAATTTCTAGCCGCGACAATGATATCGCCTTTTTTCACATTTTTTACAAAGTCCTTGTCAATATCCTCCATGCAGTGCGAAGCAAGCTCTGCGTGAGAGGCGGTGTTCAGATATCTTGCCGGGATGATGACATCGGTATCGACATTGTCGCCATATTTGTGTACAAATCCAAGTGCGTTCATTTTTCCCCCTCCTCAGTCAGTTTATCCGGGTCGGTAATATATCCGGTCACGGCGCTCGCCGCGGCAACAGCCGGACTGGCGAGATAAACCTCCGACTCCACGTGCCCCATGCGGCCCACAAAATTGCGGTTAGTCGTGGAAACCGCGCGTTCGCCTTTCCCTAAAACGCCCATATGCCCGCCAAGGCAGGGGCCGCAGGTCGGTGTGCTGAACACCGCGCCGGCTTCGACAAAAATCTCAGCGAGGCCCTCGCGCATGGCCTGAAGGTAAATCGCCTGGGTGCCGGGAAGAATGATGCAGCGCACGTTTTTGGCAACCTTCCGGTTTTTCATGATGGAAGCCGCAATGCGCAGATCCTCAATACGTCCGTTTGTGCAGGAACCGATGACGCTCTGGTCGATTTTAATCTCGCCCACATCATCGATTATCCTCGTGTTCTCCGGCAGGTGGGGAAACGCCACCGTCGGTCTGAGCTTTGCCAGATCTATTTCATACGTTTCATCGTAAACGGCATCCTCATCCGCGGCATATACCACCGGTTCACGCTGAAAACGATCCTTCTCATATGCGAGCGTCACTTCATCCACGGGAAAAATTCCGTTTTTGGCGCCGGCTTCAATCGCCATGTTTGCAATGCACAGACGGTCTTCAATGGAAAGCTCCCTCACGCCCTCGCCGGTAAATTCCAGCGAACGGTACAGC of the uncultured Caproiciproducens sp. genome contains:
- the leuC gene encoding 3-isopropylmalate dehydratase large subunit, whose protein sequence is MGMTMTQKILAAHAGLEHVEAGQLIEAKLDLVLGNDITSPVAINEFEKCGASSVFDKDKIALVLDHFTPNKDIKAAEQCRQVRDFAEKYQITNFFDVGQMGIEHALLPEKGLVGPGDCVIGADSHTCTYGALGAFSTGVGSTDMAAGMIAGKTWFKVPSAIQIVLKNKPSKWVSGKDVILHLIGMIGVDGALYRSLEFTGEGVRELSIEDRLCIANMAIEAGAKNGIFPVDEVTLAYEKDRFQREPVVYAADEDAVYDETYEIDLAKLRPTVAFPHLPENTRIIDDVGEIKIDQSVIGSCTNGRIEDLRIAASIMKNRKVAKNVRCIILPGTQAIYLQAMREGLAEIFVEAGAVFSTPTCGPCLGGHMGVLGKGERAVSTTNRNFVGRMGHVESEVYLASPAVAAASAVTGYITDPDKLTEEGEK
- the leuD gene encoding 3-isopropylmalate dehydratase small subunit, which produces MNALGFVHKYGDNVDTDVIIPARYLNTASHAELASHCMEDIDKDFVKNVKKGDIIVAARNFGCGSSREHAPIAIQASGVSCVIASTFARIFYRNAINIGLPILECDAAARDIQNGDEIEVDFGTGVIKNLSSGKNYKAQPFPPFIQNIIEKGGLLNSIMK